Proteins encoded by one window of Thermostichus vulcanus str. 'Rupite':
- a CDS encoding DODA-type extradiol aromatic ring-opening family dioxygenase, translating to MSRYCSQGQLGLKVRDPLPLSLCLHRSSIQPKPPQPAALHDFYGFAPQLYQLRYPAPGDPALAARVKDRLDAAGIPTQLDPDRGLDHRAWNPLLLIYPAAQIPVVQVSIQPQRDPAYHYQLGQALQPLREEGVLVLIPATNICCPSLWRLGQEELPGNRSSRGIYTYGVLSMAAFRFG from the coding sequence ATGTCCAGGTATTGCTCCCAAGGCCAACTTGGCCTCAAAGTCAGGGATCCCTTACCTTTATCCCTCTGCCTTCACCGTTCTAGCATTCAACCCAAGCCTCCCCAACCCGCAGCCCTCCACGACTTTTACGGGTTTGCTCCACAGCTTTACCAACTGCGCTACCCTGCCCCTGGCGATCCGGCTCTGGCTGCCCGCGTGAAAGATCGCTTGGATGCAGCCGGGATCCCGACCCAACTTGACCCAGATCGGGGACTGGATCATAGAGCGTGGAACCCACTCCTCTTGATTTACCCCGCAGCCCAGATCCCGGTGGTGCAGGTGTCGATTCAGCCGCAACGGGATCCCGCCTACCACTATCAGCTGGGGCAAGCCCTGCAACCTTTACGAGAAGAGGGGGTGCTTGTCTTAATTCCCGCGACGAACATTTGCTGCCCCTCTTTGTGGCGGCTGGGGCAGGAGGAGCTCCCTGGCAACAGATCTTCCAGGGGTATATATACCTACGGGGTGCTGAGCATGG
- a CDS encoding thioredoxin domain-containing protein: protein MSESWAKRLRNGLIAVAAVILATGLFLANQSRSASTSLEALVQRSVPLEEAQANAKPSLVEFYADWCTSCRSMAPVLASLKEEFAQHVNFVMLNVDNPKWLPELSRYRVNGIPHFLFLDREGELLGSAIGEQPESVLRANLLALASGDPLDLAGSGPVSGLDRNSPVLLDQPDPRSHG, encoded by the coding sequence ATGAGCGAAAGTTGGGCGAAACGACTGCGCAATGGGCTGATTGCTGTAGCCGCAGTGATTCTGGCAACGGGACTCTTTTTGGCCAATCAAAGTCGGAGTGCCAGTACCAGCCTGGAAGCTCTGGTGCAACGCAGTGTGCCGCTGGAAGAGGCTCAGGCCAATGCCAAGCCCTCTTTGGTGGAGTTTTACGCCGATTGGTGTACCAGTTGTCGCTCGATGGCACCGGTGCTGGCCAGCCTGAAAGAGGAGTTTGCCCAACACGTTAACTTTGTCATGCTGAATGTGGATAACCCGAAATGGTTGCCGGAACTCAGCCGCTATCGGGTGAACGGGATCCCTCATTTTTTGTTTTTGGATCGGGAAGGGGAACTGCTGGGCTCTGCGATTGGGGAGCAACCGGAGTCGGTTCTAAGGGCCAATCTGCTGGCTCTAGCCTCAGGGGATCCCTTGGATTTGGCGGGCAGTGGCCCTGTGTCCGGGTTGGATCGCAATTCCCCTGTCCTGCTGGATCAACCGGATCCTCGTAGTCATGGGTAA